A window of the Tiliqua scincoides isolate rTilSci1 chromosome 5, rTilSci1.hap2, whole genome shotgun sequence genome harbors these coding sequences:
- the PRMT1 gene encoding protein arginine N-methyltransferase 1 isoform X1, producing MAEAANCIMENFVTTLANGMSLQTPLEDVSCTQPESSGKPTAEEMTSKDYYFDSYAHFGIHEEMLKDEVRTLTYRNSMFHNRHLFKDKVVLDVGSGTGILCMFAAKAGAKRVIGIECSSISDYAVKIVKANKLDHVVSIIKGKVEEVELPVEKVDIIISEWMGYCLFYESMLNTVIYARDKWLIPDGLIFPDRATLYITAIEDRQYKDYKIHWWENVYGFDMSCIKDVAIKEPLVDVVDPKQLVTNACLIKEVDIYTVKVEDLTFTSPFCLQVKRNDYIHALVAYFNIEFTRCHKRTGFSTSPESPYTHWKQTVFYMEDYLTVKTGEEIFGTIGMKPNAKNNRDLDFTIDLDFKGQLCELSCSTDYRMR from the exons ATGGCGGAGGCTGCAAACTGCATCATGGAG AATTTTGTAACCACGCTGGCTAATGGGATGAGCCTGCAGACTCCGCTAGAAGAT GTCTCATGCACCCAACCGGAAAGCAGTGGCAAACCAACAGCGGAGGAGATGACCTCCAAGGATTACTATTTTGACTCTTATGCCCACTTCGGCATCCACGAG GAGATGCTGAAAGACGAGGTGCGCACGCTGACCTACAGAAATTCTATGTTTCACAACCGGCACCTCTTCAAAGACAAAGTGGTCCTGGACGTTGGCAGTGGAACTGGAATCCTCTGCATGTTTGCAGCCAAGGCTGGTGCCAAGCGGGTCATTGGG ATTGAATGCTCCAGTATCTCCGACTATGCTGTCAaaatcgtcaaagccaacaaacTTGACCATG tggtgTCCATCATCAAGGGCAAAGTGGAGGAGGTGGAGCTGCCTGTGGAAAAGGTAGATATCATCATCAGCGAGTGGATGGGCTACTGCCTCTTCTATGAGTCCATGCTCAACACCGTCATCTATGCCCGGGACAAGTGGCTG ATCCCTGATGGACTCATATTTCCGGACCGTGCTACTCTGTACATCACAGCCATTGAAGACCGGCAGTACAAAGACTACAAGATACACT GGTGGGAGAATGTGTATGGATTTGACATGTCGTGCATCAAAGACGTGGCGATCAAAGAGCCTTTGGTGGATGTTGTTGATCCAAAGCAGTTGGTCACCAATGCCTGCCTTATCAAG GAGGTGGACATCTACACAGTGAAGGTGGAAGACCTCACCTTCACATCGCCCTTCTGTCTCCAGGTGAAACGCAATGATTACATCCATGCCCTCGTAGCCTACTTCAACATTGAATTCACTCGTTGCCACAAGCGCACTGGATTCTCTACCA GCCCCGAATCTCCCTACACTCACTGGAAGCAAACAGTTTTCTACATGGAGGATTACCTAACAGTGAAGACAGGAGAGGAGATCTTTGGCACCATTGGCATGAAACCCAATGCCAAGAATAAT
- the PRMT1 gene encoding protein arginine N-methyltransferase 1 isoform X2, translating into MAEAANCIMEVSCTQPESSGKPTAEEMTSKDYYFDSYAHFGIHEEMLKDEVRTLTYRNSMFHNRHLFKDKVVLDVGSGTGILCMFAAKAGAKRVIGIECSSISDYAVKIVKANKLDHVVSIIKGKVEEVELPVEKVDIIISEWMGYCLFYESMLNTVIYARDKWLIPDGLIFPDRATLYITAIEDRQYKDYKIHWWENVYGFDMSCIKDVAIKEPLVDVVDPKQLVTNACLIKEVDIYTVKVEDLTFTSPFCLQVKRNDYIHALVAYFNIEFTRCHKRTGFSTSPESPYTHWKQTVFYMEDYLTVKTGEEIFGTIGMKPNAKNNRDLDFTIDLDFKGQLCELSCSTDYRMR; encoded by the exons ATGGCGGAGGCTGCAAACTGCATCATGGAG GTCTCATGCACCCAACCGGAAAGCAGTGGCAAACCAACAGCGGAGGAGATGACCTCCAAGGATTACTATTTTGACTCTTATGCCCACTTCGGCATCCACGAG GAGATGCTGAAAGACGAGGTGCGCACGCTGACCTACAGAAATTCTATGTTTCACAACCGGCACCTCTTCAAAGACAAAGTGGTCCTGGACGTTGGCAGTGGAACTGGAATCCTCTGCATGTTTGCAGCCAAGGCTGGTGCCAAGCGGGTCATTGGG ATTGAATGCTCCAGTATCTCCGACTATGCTGTCAaaatcgtcaaagccaacaaacTTGACCATG tggtgTCCATCATCAAGGGCAAAGTGGAGGAGGTGGAGCTGCCTGTGGAAAAGGTAGATATCATCATCAGCGAGTGGATGGGCTACTGCCTCTTCTATGAGTCCATGCTCAACACCGTCATCTATGCCCGGGACAAGTGGCTG ATCCCTGATGGACTCATATTTCCGGACCGTGCTACTCTGTACATCACAGCCATTGAAGACCGGCAGTACAAAGACTACAAGATACACT GGTGGGAGAATGTGTATGGATTTGACATGTCGTGCATCAAAGACGTGGCGATCAAAGAGCCTTTGGTGGATGTTGTTGATCCAAAGCAGTTGGTCACCAATGCCTGCCTTATCAAG GAGGTGGACATCTACACAGTGAAGGTGGAAGACCTCACCTTCACATCGCCCTTCTGTCTCCAGGTGAAACGCAATGATTACATCCATGCCCTCGTAGCCTACTTCAACATTGAATTCACTCGTTGCCACAAGCGCACTGGATTCTCTACCA GCCCCGAATCTCCCTACACTCACTGGAAGCAAACAGTTTTCTACATGGAGGATTACCTAACAGTGAAGACAGGAGAGGAGATCTTTGGCACCATTGGCATGAAACCCAATGCCAAGAATAAT